The genomic stretch CTCTAAAATACCATTTCAAGGTACAATCTAAAAAAGTGCCacaatacaataactttaatgaaGTACAACAATTAAGTGCtctataaaataccattttaaggcacaacTTAAAGAAGTGCTCCAATAAAACAATTATAATGAGGCATGACAATGAAAtaccctaatagacaaatctaaatgtaaatctaatagggcaaaattttttaaatgccccattaaaataattctaacaagacactctgaTGAAGTGTtctaatagacaaatcttaaatgtcctaatataataattctaatgaaacttagatatactataaaataaacatagacacatatattaataagatggtgtgtagattaggtggttatgcgtgtgcaagaagaaggaaaagttAAAGATTTGAGCTGAGGGAGAAGTAAGTTAGAGTTCAGAGAAGACCTTGtgggggatatgaaaaataaatttatagtgatttttgaggtatttttaagtgtcgcaacaaacttaaatttatagttattttttaggcatttgtaagtgtctCAATACGTTTTGGGGGCACAATTACACGCGACATTATTATTAGtgccctaatagttaaaatgccccaataaactatctattaaaatatttttaaatgcctcttaatctAAAATTTGTTATAGTAAAATAGAATATGAATTAGACTATTTTCAAGTCTTAGATCGGACTAGTCAATTtagactaaaatttaaatatccgATGATTTTCTCTCTATTATCTGGCACATCATGCAAGTATccaacatttaataaataaacaaaatatatatatatatatatattcatatacataAAATGATATATCATAACAATAACTATATATTAAAGATTAATCAAATACTTAAGTAATAAAAGATATGGATTATATTTGTTATTCCAATACCATTTTTCATAGGGAAAAGGCCAAATTGCCCtcaactttttaattttggtcAAATTAGCCTCTGAAATTTCTGTATCTTAAATTCACCCTTGAGATTTTTTTGAAATGGTTGATTTTGACCTCAAAATAATAACTTTTAATTCACTTGATCCCCCCAAACACTCTAGTTTTGTAGCCCAAATTCACCCTGTCGAGCCTAATCATTAATTTGAACTGTTCAAGGGTTAATTTGATGTGAAATAATTTAGATTAGGGTAATGTTAAACATTATTATCTTAAACATTTTGATaagtaatttatatttttctgaCGTCTCCGTCTCGCGTGACAATAAAAATGTTACGACTTGCAGAAGTAATTCCCAATTTTGAATTACTACTAGTCACCAACTGtgtaacattaattaataaactaatgAGGACACAAATTGGTCAAAATTAGTTAAAACACGCGTGGAGTGGGGAACAAGCTAATTAAGACCACCAGCAACGTCACAGCAAAAGCATAGAAAAATAAGTGATGAGAATAATCTACTACGGTATATAGTTAAGACCCGTTATGTTACGACCcgaattttattagttttaataGGTGGTCGCATGTTAATTAAGAGTAGTCTTTCGATAATTacgaattattattattattattatatataaatttgatttcaaaaatatcCATTTATAATTAGCATCGTCTCATTCTTAAGAAATAAAACTCAGCCTAGCTACCTCtttgtctttaaaaaaaaataacatgtcACATGAGAGTAAAGCAATAAATTAATGACAAGAGTTGCTTCAAATTGtatcaaataattaaacaaacaaaagtGTGCGTTATTGGGTACCCCAACTCGTCTTGGTTTCATTTTGAGTCCACCTTTTAATGTTGctaataataatagtattctattttattttggtaattAATATCCTTATGGGCCACCATCAAATGTTGgctaatattaaaatataattatcctATCATTACTTGTTATGTCatgatattttatcaaattcattgataaaTTCCTAAAGACAAATTCAAACTCCGATCATTACTTACAAATCATGAAAGGCACAATAATAAGTGCCAATAAGTGTCTCGTACTTGttatattaagttttttttagttacaatttattatatattataaacaatatatattgataaatttaataaaaatattaaaaagggATACTGAAAAATTTACCAGcatgtaatattatattaaaaaatatttatatatatatattttattcaccTGGGTCCAAATTTCACTGACTAATCCCTAAAAACGGGTGATATTCTCCCCCTAATACATCCCGAgtaaatttggatataaacacagtatatatatacttagaattaaatattttacacaattcatataaaatttatcattCAACCTTATTAGGAGTCTTCTAGTTAAGTATTGactttcaataataattttattttgtaagtcAATACattgatttaaattttgatatttccCATGAAACAAGTGCTTTAGCACTGTACTAGCCCggaaaaagtatttttatattaattattaatctatAGGTTCAAATGGTCAGCCTATGAATAGAGAAATATTGAGACTTTTACTCAATTCTTTCTCCACGCCAAATTCATGTTCCTACTCCATTCCATGCTTTGATTAATAATCATATCATCGGTGGCCACCCACCCACTGAACCCCCCAAAATCCAACACAATTAAAGTGTTTCTTCATTCCAATCACTCTCCTTCCCCTTCTTTCCCcctcattttccacccaaacAAACCGACGCCCTCCATCTCTTTTGACCAAATCTCCAACTCTTCATCTCCCAAACCCCACATGGGTCTCGCAGAGCTCGGTAACGCTGGCCTCCGTTTAGGCCTTGGCACTGGGCCGGCGGCCGGAAGTCCGTCCAGGGCCTGGTGGTGTCAAACGCCGGAAAAGCCGTGTCCAAAGCTCGATGTTCCTTGGCTGGggaaggcggcggcggcgggtTTGGAGCCGGCGCTGACTTTGGGGCTCGGTGGAGAGACCTGTAATCAACTCTCCGACGAGGCTGTCTCATCGTTTTCGAATGGTAGTGTTAAGAGGGAGCGCGAGCTGGGCAGTGATGAGGCTGAGATAGAGAGGGTTTCTTCGAGAATAGTAATAAGCGATGAAGATGACGACGGTGCTAATGCAAGGAAGAAGCTTAGACTCAACAAAGACCAATCTGCGGTTCTAGAGGAAAGCTTCAAGCGTCATAGCACCCTCAATCCTGTACTCCCTCTCCCTTTTTGTCTCTCTGTTTTAACCCATCTTTTGGTTTTTAGCTTAATTTTTGCTTCTTTCCCTCTTTTTAAGTATAGAAActgatgaatatatatatatatatatatgtttaaggGTGATTTGATGGAAAATCAACCTCtgtgaaatgaaaattttgctcTTGATTTACTGGGACTTAAATATAAAGAttacaagtttaaataaaaattaaatttttggtttttttttttttttttctcttgttttatATAAGCAGAATGAATACAAAGGGCCATGATTCCGGTAtgcttttataataataaaatagatatattCTTGAACTTACAGCGACAAAAGCAAGAGCTATCAAGGAAGCTGAATCTGAGGCCGAGACAAGTTGAAGTTTGGTTTCAGAACAGGCGAGCAAGGTTTGCATCTTCATACCATATAGATGTTAACAATTCTTTACGATCAACACAGTTTACGTACGTTCATGGCGGCTTGAACAACTagtcatgaatatatatatgtcttaaTTACAGAACAAAGCTTAAGCAAACTGAGGTGGACTGCGAGTTATTGAAGAAATGCTGCGAGAAACTGAGGGACGAGAACAAGAGGTTACAGAAGGAGGTACAAGAGCTCAAGGCGCTGAAACTGGCCCATCCCTTATACATGCAGCTGCCGGCGGCGACGCTCTCCATTTGCCCGTCCTGCGAGAGAACCGTCGCCGGCGGGGACAACACTTCGAGGAGCCAGTTTTTGATGCCTCCCAAGACTCACCTCTTTCCTCCCTTCAATCCCTCAGCAGCCTGTTAAAAGTTGTTAGAATTAGTATAAAAAAGCTAAAATTCtcagagtatatatatatatatatatatgtgtgtgtgtgtgtgtgtgtgtgtgaaatgAGTAAAGGTTCTaactaaatttagtgatatttgTAGGAAATATAAATTATCAGTTATGATTAAGTCTGTAAATATCTGTGATGGGATTACTATGATCAATCTGCTCCTTATCTTTATATAGAGTATGCTtccttttattttgttcttaCGATCTTTATATAGAGTATGCTTCCTTTTAATTTTACGAGGATTTGATGTTTCTTGTCGGgtcattttgatttttcttctgcCGACACAAAGAAAGCAGAAAAATCATCACAAACTTGATATTCTGATGGAAGCTGACGCATGAGATTCATAGTGGCTTTATTGATCAACATGTCATATGACACAATGGCCTTTGTCGACATGCCATGCAAATTATTTCCCTCGCTAATAGCTTTGCATAGTAAATCACAACGAGGTACGGGTGGAAGCAAGGCTTTTCTCTTATTCTAAACCTTACCATGCCTgatatttttttgagaaattaagaaattaattaacaagATTTGAtagatataattgaaaaaaaaaaaaaaagccctaCATGCCCTGATATGAACCATATAATTTAGGACAATTCTTATATTGTAGTTGGAGATTAGAGAAAGAACACCCAAACTTTCCGGCCCAATTTAATTAGCACCAAAGCATCTCTCATTGAAGTAAAGTAACTATCATTTCTTGataatgcaagatttatcgtaTTTGATATATATGCAAACATCTATTTGTGATctactattaaaatttaaactcatgaactctaatttaaattaaatttattttatcattatactaaattttacctaaaattttTATAACTATATACAAATGACGGGCACTATTAAATCAAccttagtttaaaatttttcatttttttacttAGACTTAGGTAATAAAATCTACACCTCTAATACATATCGTTTTCATTTTAGAGATAGAAAGAGGGAGACAATGGAAATTGACTTAGACGTACGAAACAAAAGATGTGCATATATAGATGGGGTCATGGCTCCGCAAGAGATGCCAAATCTTTTAGGGTCCTGCCTACACCATGACCCATGCCGCTAATCGTACGTAACCTCATATAGATATAACATAGATAATAacgtacatatataaaaatgatttcTATAGGCACAGACTTATTTTATTCCTAATTATACATGAAAACCTAAATCATTTATTAGAACAACTTATAATCACCAAATTTGTGATGATAATTTTCTTAATAACTTCATCTAAAAATTGATgaatattgtattaaaaaaaaactctttcaTGTACCCATTGGTTAATAATTTTATACCCGAAAATATGCTTAAACAAAGGGCTCTTGGGTAGCCTAGCCCCACGTAATTGAGTAcaaaatggatatatatatatatataataaatagagaTGACACACGTCCTGTGGTGGCCAAATGGTCGGCTAACTTGTGTCAATTCTCGCTGCATTATGGGCATGGTATTATCTCGATGGAATCCTGTTCGGTGGCAATGCTACAAATGTTGTTTCGTCATCCATATATACATGGCCGTCGAAAgctactaattaattaattaggttcCACTCTTAATTCATGATGTGAACTGTAAGCATGATTTCAACTCTCAAATCACACAAAACGACAGTATTAGTGGAGTGGTTTCATAATCGGGCAGTCAAGCCCCAGCCAGTTTTCTACGCAGTCTATATGGTTGAAGTTGATGGCATTATCTCTAATAATCCCTTGAGTGTTACTTATAGGGATGAGTAAGATACTATTAACTTCTATAatctattaatttttcttaagctaaattaataaatttgagaTAAATTCTTTCTCGGAATTATTCTTAGTTACGTTCTTGTCTAACAAGGAGATTTGATCctaaatgaaaaagaatatatCTTCCAGCTAGGTATTAATTATCTTAATGGTGATCctaaatttctttatttcttttcttctctattgTTTCATACCATAacattgatttgattttgaccCTTTACCTTTACGCAGGTGATCAGAAGAACATTGGGTTATGGAGACAAACTGATCAATCAACGGCGCCAATTATGAGAGCTTTTGAAAACGATGAATGATTACAAAAAGATTACTAAATCAATCAATTATTACACCCTTATGTTGTGCATagaattaatttaatgaaaaatattacttatacaaaataattgataaatacagtttaaataataaaaatatttctaatttaattacaaactaatttaattacaaattCATCACCCCTATCCTTGATTGCTGCCTCTCTCCCCTCTTCCCATAACCACCTCTAACAACAACTACCCCATGTCGTCTGCCTCCGATGCATTCTCGTTACTATTGTCATCTCGTTGCCTCGTCGATGCATCCTTATCGTCGTTGTCATCTCATTATTGCATTCTCACCATCTGACTATTGTTGTTTTGTGTTGATGAGGCTTCATCGTAGCTTCATCTCGAACACAAATAAAGTTTGATATGATAAAATTTGATTGGGTCTCATCCACTGCGAATCCAGCAACTTGAGGTGGGTTGGGTTGAAGATGGACTGAATTTGATTTGACCTagaatttacttaaaaatttttattttattgtggaTTGCCCTGGACTTCACCTAGGATAGCTCACACAGGATCCGCCCTCGCATCCACCACAGACTGAGAAGGGAGAGCAGTTAAAAGACTGCAAATGggtaagattttttttattattttgcatacatatataaagtTGTGTCTAAAACTGTATGCACATGGTTCTAATTTTATTAGGAGATGATGGGTAGGTGGCGAGAAGATGTCATTCACACCTCCCTTTCAGAGGCTTTTGTCCCTTCGGCCTAGGTCCTGAAGTCGGTCAGTTTGCAGCAGCAGGAGAGGAGAGAGCCATTTGGGGCTCGCAATGATTAAACGTGGAGCCACCGGGCTTCGACGAACCATGATCACTCCGCGTTCGTGGCAGCGCCCGAGTGGTTAACCGTGCCTTTGACCAAATCTACGGCACGTTAAGACCTTTGGGAGAAGTCTTTGTCGGAGGTTAATAGCACGATGGGATGTAGGCCCTCAACGGCTAGCAAAATGCCCCTCCATCTCTCTGTCTGACGCCAAACTGTTTGTTAACAGAAATTAACAGCATTACCAGCGTTTGGCCACGTACCCCGTCCAGACGCTTCTGACATATACATGTAGCTTCTAGCTGGAATTGTCTTCGATGTTTCATTAATCATTATTTAACTAATAAaagcattattttttttgtaactaagaattttattaaaaataatcaaaagcaATTTCAGTTTTAAATCTAAGTagctaataaaaataaataaatatacaaatatataaatctcttgacataaaaaaatatatatatacaattatcaaaaaaaaatttcatcaacatCGAACAATCTtcctaaaaattatattgactTTGATCATTCaaagttaataattatattgttaacTCTGAATATTTATCAAAATGATTACTTAGGTTGCAAAAGCATAGCAATATCTCTAGGGACAAGTAGAATTTTGATTCAGTgggagaaaatttaaaaataaaaaatataattttaaaaataaaataataataatattattaaaatataaaaaaaatttacaattattCCTTAcgactttttatattttgataaggCCATATAATagcctcattattaattttattaaatacattattttcaaCATACACAATTAAGTTATCATTCATCCATTAATCTCTAATCCTATTATacaatcaatttttcataatatttatcGCAGAAAATACTTTTTCAACTATAgcaaaaattgtaaaaaaaaaatgggtgagaattggaaaagaaagtaaaaaataagataaatttgaaaatgaaatgaattagGATTTAGAAGTTAGTGGATTAGGCCATTTGAGCTAAactttaatacaataattttgaattgattgTGGGAGTTGGatttagattaaaaataatataaaatttaaaaaattaaaatttagcccAATAAGGGCAACTGTCCCGACTGAGCCTCACTTGGTAGTTGCCCTTATTAGGCCTCACTTGGCTCCGCCCTTGCATATCTCAAGCCATCATTTTATCTGAATATTGACATTTGTAATATCAATTCGTAATTATTAAACTGGTAGACAACCTATGCTAAATTGAACTGTCAATTTATGAATGTTTCTAAAGATTATGTGAGTTTTTATTGTCCAAGGTTAATAATTATGCTAACAATTCCTTAGGATATTCACTAAAACAATCATTTAAAGTGCATAAATATACTCGTAAGTCAAACCATCGTAAGCGATTCAAATTAACAGAGTAAAGAAGAATATTAATCGGTTGAAAGCCATAAGAAATGTTGTCGATCTTGGCTCTGtaaaataaaagggaaataaataatagttaaaCTTGTTCAAACAACACACTAAATCTGATATACCAACTAGGACACAGGTTGCTTTTACTTTTCGAAACATATGTTGTTGCACTCTTTCACAGAAAACATTCAGTATTAATATTATATCTTCTTGTCTTTTAGCCATCTTAAATCTCTTATTTAATCATGAGGAGAgattatttaaatctcataCAACACTCAAACCGAAGacttttaattcttgtttaattttataaattcttttatttaatatctAAAAGGCTCGTCTAAGCCATCCCTTTCTCGATCGCAAACATTGATGTAACTTTTGTATTCCCTATACTTGAGTGTGAATCCTACCTCAATATATGACTACATGTGGGATGGTGGGGTCCAGTGATCATAAGCTtaagtaaatattattttaactctTAAGTCCTAAGCTTATGATTATGGCTCCTTTAACctgtttattataatttaaattcctctagatatttaaaattgatataatatatgatTATATTCACACTATTAGTAATAATCGACTTTATTTTCTTGCTATTAAATAAGCCACAGTCCACAGATGTCAACCGCCTAATTATATGGGCATTGAAACTTATTGGGCCCCTATTACTTCAGCCCACCATAGGCCCAGATTTGTCTTCACCAACAGGCCTTCCTCAAATCCTGTTTCGGCCTGCAATGATAACATAGAAAAGAGTGTTTTctttaatatacatatacatataataattataatttaacatttATCAACTTTGACGGTTTATAATTGtaagaaggaaaataatattattattataaaacaatattattaaaatgatgtaaCATCGATTGGTCTGAATGGCCTTCTTTcttaatgtgtaatttaatgttttatataatcatatagataatatatacttttatatattgtttcccataacttcataattaattaacaagcTTGCTTTATACCATAGGCTTAATACAACTCCAAAGATCATCCACTCCTTTGGAAGCAAATACTATCCGACAAATCAGACATTAATATTCCCTCCACCTACgaaccatccacatgaaatATCCTCTTCATCCATCCGCCATCGCTGTGATATGCAGAGAACAGATAAATTTACAGTGGCCTCTGATCATCAAGAGGCAATGAGGATGGCTAATTCACATTTCATGCATTGTTCTTAGCTCCAATATCTAATTATCCTTCCATTCAAGTTTCTTCAAGCTGCTACTGTCACCAAAATTCAAACTCATCGAAGGCTTGTGGATATCGGAAGCCAGTAGAGGAAATGAGGGTTCTTGCCATCGTCTTAGTGATTCTTCTCATTCTCACCAGCTCCCAACTTGAAAGAGTTGCTTCTGGGCCTCCCAACTACGCCGACACCGTCTCCAATTCTTCTTGTAACGGTTCTTGCGGCGACGTTTTGGACGGAAAGAGAAGTGTTCCGGCCGGCGCCAATCCTCTGCACAATCGGTAGTGATCAGGGGAAGAAGACGGAAAAAGAATCACAACATATATGTATCGATCTCAgcagttttcttcttcttgtcttaGAATTTACATGTTTTTCTATTCTCATCAATCTTTCGGAATCTCTGATTTCCTTTTGTTCTCAACTGTTTGTTTTGATCTTAATTAGTTGTATTTCCTACACTCCGTTTGTTTTCGTCTAACGTGGAACCAATTAATAGAAACGAagatcttttattattatttcggTGCACTGACAAGTTTGTGTGCATGAGTTGTCTCTCTTGTTTGCTTTTCTTGCATGCCGATGATAAGTTTGTCTTCCAAAGAGCCATCACCCGTGCTTTCATTTGGCCATCTATTTCTCATGCacaattcctttttttttctttttctttttttctatgtaagaaatataataaaatattagttttgaagaacgtatataaaaattaatgataaaatggTTTGGGTTAATAGGCCTATAATCAGCAGCATCATTTCGGGTTTGAGTGACATACAGttctttgtatatataatagTAAAGATGACTTAATCGCCTTCGACTAATTACTAAAGCTCTGGCTTTCTGGTAAAGTCACATTTCTGGTTGTGAATATAATATGGTTTGATTCATCCATGCGTGACATTGTATATTATATACCTTAGAGTTAAGATAaggttttatatttatttgataccCATGAGGAGGAGAGTTCTCTTGGATGATTTCTGGGGACACTTACTGTATGTGCTTGTCCTGTTCATTGTTGGGGCTGCTCGGGTATTTGTCTCTCGCTgcctttttattctttttttaagtttatCAGTTGATTCGCAAGTGGggaatatgaataaaattaagaaaaatgatacaaTTATTTTAgagaaatacatatatatatacagagagagagagagagagagagagagagagataaagataGATAAAAGTAGAGattttatttgaatgtattaaatatattatttgctAAAATTTGtcaaattattacaaaaaaaggATAGCGAGAAGTGAGACCACAAATAAAAATGACATCGTATAGAGTTTAGGCTAATATTTGCAGCCATCTCTTTCATCCTCGTCATTTATATACCCATGTATTTCATTCTTTCGTTTGTAAACATGTCATTATCCTTGGTGGCCAGCTGGTTTTCTACTAATCCCATTCCTCATGTTAGATAATGAGTATCTACATACCCATTAATTAATACTAATCAAATTATGTATGCatttagcaacaaaaaaaaaatgaattatgtatactttaaaaataatttatctctaaaaattattttactttctcTATCATAGTAACATCCATATTTTATATTCTCTAAAAACTATATGGTTTTCTCTATCATAGTAACACCCATGCATGTACATATAAATGAATTATGTTTATCTCTAAAaatgaattatgattttctCTATCATAGCCTCGTGCTTACGTTACTCTTACTGTAATTTGAGGTGTTTCGTGttgtttaatgttaaattttcaTCAAGCTTCCCACTAGAATGTGTTGTGTTGCAGACTAATTCAGATTATTTTGGCTATTTGCTTCATCCATTGCTTTGTTTTGAGGAAAAGGATAAGGCGTATTTCATGTGCTTTTTTGCGtttgattaaaatataagaactgACAAAAATGTCTTTAGATTTTTCCGGTGACAGTTATCCAGCCCAGAGGAATCATTATTTTTGTCTTAAAAACGTTAAATGTGTTACATTAATAGAACAAACACAGCTCAAATCTGTAACTTTGCGATATCAtcattactcgagtaaagtAACAGCACTGGAAATTAAGAACACAATGCATCTCACAATCACACAAAAGCATAATTATTGGCACACAATGTCCAAAGAGTGCACACACGAGTTGACACTGGCCATTGTCATCTCTCCTTGGACACGAAACCCCTCACAATCGCAAACTTTTTTAAGTACAGgaaatacattttgattttattgtagATCTCATCCTCTATACCCCCTT from Diospyros lotus cultivar Yz01 chromosome 9, ASM1463336v1, whole genome shotgun sequence encodes the following:
- the LOC127809835 gene encoding homeobox-leucine zipper protein HAT22-like, with the protein product MGLAELGNAGLRLGLGTGPAAGSPSRAWWCQTPEKPCPKLDVPWLGKAAAAGLEPALTLGLGGETCNQLSDEAVSSFSNGSVKRERELGSDEAEIERVSSRIVISDEDDDGANARKKLRLNKDQSAVLEESFKRHSTLNPRQKQELSRKLNLRPRQVEVWFQNRRARTKLKQTEVDCELLKKCCEKLRDENKRLQKEVQELKALKLAHPLYMQLPAATLSICPSCERTVAGGDNTSRSQFLMPPKTHLFPPFNPSAAC